In Belonocnema kinseyi isolate 2016_QV_RU_SX_M_011 chromosome 4, B_treatae_v1, whole genome shotgun sequence, a single window of DNA contains:
- the LOC117170671 gene encoding peroxisome biogenesis factor 10-like, with protein MESDKKRAGRKLKSANQAEILRSTQRDNDFVSNLSEKISDLLTRFKGYRSLLHFMQSDIPARFVYFVLTSGMGNQTLGEEYTGIVQADLDARKVPSLSARILAAILECFGEQAFLRILLRLQASINHPHSELTPAAVAFFNSLLSKLRAAVPLLILAHRGLFYIFGRYYSLGKRIAGVDYAKIYGKRPTDGISWGLRLLGVATLVQFLLRLFQKDHRLEENSDFNEIELSTSTKCQLCLEKLPTTATPCGHLFCWNCLAEWLRTRARCPLCREHVLPSRIVHLMNI; from the exons ATGGAGAGCGATAAGAAGCGAGCAGGAAGAAAATTAAAGTCTGCCAATCAGGCAGAAATTCTGCGTTCAACTCAAAGAGACAATGATTTTGTgtcaaatttgagtgaaaaaatatcTGATTTGCTAACTAGATTCAAAGGATATAGATCGCTGTTACATTTTATGCAATCGGATATACCGGCaagatttgtgtattttgttcTCACTTCCGGAATGGGAAATCAAACTCTTGGAGAAGAGTATACAGGAATTGTTCAAGCTGATTTGGATGCTCGTAAAGTTCCATCACTAAGT gcAAGGATATTAGCTGCAATTTTAGAATGTTTTGGAGAACAAGCCTTTCTGAGAATCCTGTTAAGACTACAAGCTTCAATAAATCATCCCCACAGCGAATTAACGCCTgcagcagttgcattttttaacagtCTTCTTTCTAAATTACGTGCTGCGGTACCTTTGTTAATTCTTGCTCACCGtggattattttatattttcgggcGATACTACAGTTTAGGAAAAAGAATAGCTGGTGTGGATTACGCcaag ATTTATGGAAAACGTCCTACTGATGGAATAAGTTGGGGCTTAAGATTATTAGGCGTTGCAAcccttgttcaatttttattgagaCTTTTCCAAAAAGATCACAGATTGGAGGAAAATTCTGATTTCAATGAGATCGAACTCAGCACGAGTACAAAATGCCAGTTATGTTTAGAGAAACTGCCAACGACTGCCACACCTTGTGGTCATTTATTTTGCTGGAATTGTCTCGCAGAGTGGCTCCGCACAAGAGCTCGATGTCCTCTTTGTCGAGAACACGTTCTCCCGTCGAGAATCGTTCATCTCATGAATATATAA